The Nocardioides panzhihuensis genome has a segment encoding these proteins:
- a CDS encoding IS110 family transposase has product MTNRSEDREVIGGVDTHGATHHCAALDARTGKLLGDSEFPATAKGYAQALKWLQRYGRVEAVGVEGTGSYGAGLTRYLTSRDVVVIEVVRANRQARYLQGKSDPLDAINAARAVLAGMATTVPKTRNGNVEAIRMIQTTRRSASKARKAAINQMHGLIYSAPEPLREQLRGLNRAALVARCLRLRPTTSTQSGELTVIAKTMLRRLARRVQALDEEIEEANQQLTELVQHAAPALLQVFGAGPEAAAQLLTTAGENRDRISTEASLARLCGVAPIPASSGNTTRHRLHRGGDRRANSAIHMIIINRLRWHEPTKAYVTRRTAEGKTKSEIIRCLKRAAVRELYRALLTDLNKPAAEHEPAA; this is encoded by the coding sequence ATGACGAATCGAAGCGAGGATCGCGAGGTGATCGGCGGCGTCGATACCCACGGCGCCACTCACCACTGCGCTGCGCTCGACGCGCGAACAGGGAAGTTGCTGGGCGACAGCGAGTTCCCAGCAACTGCGAAGGGCTACGCCCAAGCCCTCAAGTGGCTGCAGCGGTACGGGAGGGTCGAAGCGGTCGGGGTCGAGGGAACCGGGTCTTACGGAGCAGGGCTCACCCGGTACCTCACCAGCCGCGACGTGGTCGTCATCGAGGTCGTCCGCGCGAACCGTCAGGCCCGGTATCTGCAGGGCAAGTCGGACCCTCTAGACGCGATCAATGCTGCGCGCGCCGTGCTGGCCGGCATGGCCACCACGGTCCCCAAGACACGCAACGGGAACGTAGAAGCGATCCGAATGATCCAAACCACCAGGCGCAGCGCCTCGAAAGCACGCAAGGCCGCGATCAACCAGATGCACGGCCTGATCTACTCCGCTCCCGAACCACTGCGCGAACAGCTGCGAGGGCTCAACCGCGCCGCACTGGTTGCCCGCTGCTTACGCCTGCGACCAACGACCTCAACCCAGTCCGGGGAGCTGACAGTCATCGCCAAGACGATGCTGCGCCGACTCGCACGGCGCGTTCAAGCTCTCGATGAAGAGATCGAGGAAGCCAACCAGCAACTCACAGAACTCGTTCAACACGCAGCGCCCGCCCTGCTCCAGGTCTTCGGCGCCGGACCTGAAGCAGCTGCGCAACTCCTGACCACCGCAGGAGAGAACCGCGACAGGATCTCAACCGAGGCCTCACTCGCACGCCTCTGCGGTGTCGCCCCGATCCCAGCCAGCAGCGGCAACACAACCCGGCATCGACTCCACCGCGGCGGCGACCGGAGAGCCAACTCCGCGATTCACATGATCATCATCAACCGGCTCCGATGGCACGAACCCACCAAGGCCTACGTCACCCGCCGCACCGCCGAAGGAAAGACCAAAAGCGAGATCATCCGATGCCTCAAGCGCGCGGCCGTCCGCGAGCTCTACCGCGCTCTCCTGACAGACCTCAACAAACCAGCCGCAGAGCACGAACCCGCCGCTTGA
- a CDS encoding Uma2 family endonuclease: MTALPEWMRPPREEGWYSEDLDMLVEAPRHTELIDGALVFNMSPQRRWHSRLVTALTNALTAQAPDGFEVDRELTVVLDRRNRPEPDVLVSTARIPDQASFYEADTVVLVVEVVSPESEHRDRAVKPQKYAEAGIAHYWRIENEDGAPAVHVYERDELTEAYVPTGIFRDRLDVPQPFQLKIDLNDLVR; this comes from the coding sequence ATGACTGCGTTGCCCGAATGGATGCGCCCTCCTCGTGAGGAGGGTTGGTACTCCGAAGACCTCGACATGCTCGTCGAGGCGCCGCGTCATACCGAACTCATCGACGGAGCCCTGGTCTTCAACATGTCACCGCAGCGCCGCTGGCACAGTCGGCTCGTCACGGCCCTGACCAACGCGCTGACGGCGCAGGCGCCCGACGGGTTCGAGGTGGATCGGGAGCTGACGGTGGTGCTCGACAGGCGCAATCGGCCGGAGCCGGACGTGCTGGTGAGCACGGCGCGGATCCCGGACCAGGCCTCGTTCTACGAGGCAGACACGGTGGTTCTGGTGGTCGAGGTGGTCTCGCCGGAGTCCGAGCACCGCGACCGGGCGGTCAAGCCGCAGAAGTACGCCGAGGCGGGCATCGCCCATTATTGGCGCATCGAGAACGAGGACGGCGCACCGGCGGTCCACGTCTATGAGCGCGACGAGCTGACCGAGGCCTACGTCCCGACCGGGATCTTCCGCGACCGCCTCGACGTCCCGCAGCCGTTCCAGCTCAAGATCGACCTGAACGACCTGGTCCGCTGA